A genome region from Skermanella rosea includes the following:
- a CDS encoding carbohydrate ABC transporter permease, translating to MAVATADSAVPATSQRSKPKRLVTAWHLVGLLAIFLFAVFPFYWMVATSLKTQAEALASPPIWVFTPRLDNYFEVLFNRDVLSSLINSIIIAVSTTVLAVGLGTPAAYALARFEFKAKGELWFWFITNRMLSPIVVALPIFLMARTFGMIDTHIVLILVYLTFNLPIVVWICTDQFRGVPKDLDEAARLAGASRFTIFWRIALPLAMPGVAVSAIFSFIFSWNELLYALVLTRNAARTAPVAATSFMSGYDLPWGEIMATGTLIVLPVIVFALMVSKHLVQGLTMGAVK from the coding sequence ATGGCCGTGGCAACCGCCGACAGCGCCGTCCCGGCGACGTCCCAGCGAAGCAAGCCGAAGCGGCTGGTGACCGCGTGGCACCTGGTCGGGCTGCTCGCGATCTTCCTGTTCGCCGTGTTCCCGTTCTACTGGATGGTGGCGACCAGCCTGAAGACCCAGGCGGAGGCCCTGGCGTCGCCGCCGATCTGGGTCTTCACGCCCCGGCTGGACAATTATTTCGAGGTGCTGTTCAACCGCGACGTCCTGTCCAGCCTGATCAACTCGATCATCATAGCGGTCTCCACGACGGTGCTGGCGGTGGGGCTGGGCACGCCGGCGGCCTATGCGCTGGCCCGGTTCGAGTTCAAGGCCAAGGGGGAGCTGTGGTTCTGGTTCATCACCAACCGCATGCTCAGCCCGATCGTCGTGGCGCTGCCGATCTTCCTGATGGCCCGGACCTTCGGCATGATCGACACCCATATCGTGCTGATCCTGGTCTACCTGACCTTCAACCTGCCGATCGTGGTGTGGATCTGCACCGACCAGTTCCGCGGCGTGCCGAAGGACCTGGACGAGGCGGCCCGGCTGGCCGGCGCCTCGCGCTTCACGATCTTCTGGCGGATCGCCCTGCCGCTCGCCATGCCCGGCGTCGCGGTGTCGGCGATCTTCTCCTTCATCTTCTCGTGGAACGAGCTGCTCTACGCGCTGGTCCTGACGCGCAACGCGGCGCGGACGGCCCCGGTGGCGGCGACCAGCTTCATGAGCGGCTACGACCTGCCGTGGGGCGAGATCATGGCGACCGGCACGCTGATCGTCCTGCCGGTCATCGTCTTCGCCCTGATGGTGTCCAAGCACCTCGTCCAGGGATTGACCATGGGAGCGGTGAAATAG